In Mercurialis annua linkage group LG5, ddMerAnnu1.2, whole genome shotgun sequence, a single genomic region encodes these proteins:
- the LOC126682150 gene encoding signal recognition particle subunit SRP54 2 gives MVLAQLGGSISRAIQQMSNATIIDEKALNECLNEITRALLQSDVQFKLVRDMQTNIKKIVNLDDLAAGHNKRKIIQQAIFNELCKILDPGKPSFTPKKGKPSVVMFVGLQGSGKTTTCTKYAFYHQKKGWKPALVCADTFRAGAFDQLKQNATKAKIPFYGSYMESDPVKIAEEGVERFKKENCDLIIVDTSGRHKQEAALFEEMRQVSEATKPDLVIFVMDSSIGQAAFDQAQAFKQSVAVGAVIITKMDGHAKGGGALSAVAATKSPVIFIGTGEHMDEFENFDVKTFVSRLLGMGDWSGFMDKIHEVVPMDQQPELLQKLSEGNFTLRIMYEQFQNILKMGPIGQVFSMLPGFSAELMPKGREKESQAKIKRYMTMMDSMTNEELDSSNPKLMNDSRIMRIARGSGRQVREVMEMFEEYKRLAKIWSKMKGLKIPKKGEMSALSRNMNAQTMSKVLPPQMLKQIGGMGGLQSLMKQMGSAKDMMGMFGGGDK, from the exons ATGGTGTTAGCACAGTTAGGAGGGAGTATATCCCGGGCCATCCAGCAGATGAGCAATGCCACAATAATCGATGAGAAAGCTTTAAACGAATGCCTGAATGAGATCACACGCGCTCTTCTTCAATCCGATGTTCAATTTAAGCTTGTTCGTGATATGCAAACTAATATTAAGAAAATTGTTAATCTCGATGATCTTGCTGCTGGCCACAATAAGCGTAAGATTATTCAGCag GCAATTTTTAATGAGCTATGCAAAATTTTGGATCCTGGGAAACCTTCTTTTACTCCAAAGAAAGGGAAACCCAGTGTAGTTATGTTTGTTGGTTTACAAG GGTCTGGTAAAACAACAACCTGCACTAAGTATGCATTTTATCATCAGAAAAAGGGTTGGAAACCTGCTTTAGTTTGTGCTGATACATTTAGAGCTGGTGCTTTTGATCAGCTGAAGCAAAATGCAACAAAAGCTAAGATTCCGTTTTATGGAAG TTATATGGAATCAGATCCTGTGAAGATTGCTGAGGAAGGAGTGGAAAGATTCAAGAAAGAGAATTGTGATCTTATTATTGTTGATACCAGTGGGCGTCATAAACAAGAAGCTGCTCTTTTTGAAGAAATGCGTCAAGTCTCTGAAGCAACG aAACCAGATCTTGTTATATTTGTTATGGATAGCAGTATTGGTCAAGCTGCTTTTGATCAAGCTCAGGCCTTTAAGCAAAGTGTTGCTGTTGGAGCTGTGATTATTACTAAAATGGATGGTCATGCAAAGGGTGGTGGTGCTCTTAGTGC TGTTGCAGCAACAAAGAGTCCTGTTATATTCATTGGAACAGGAGAGCATATGgatgaatttgaaaattttgatgTTAAAACTTTTGTTAGTCGGCTTTTAG GCATGGGTGACTGGTCTGGATTTATGGATAAAATACATGAGGTTGTCCCTATGGATCAACAACCTGAGCTTCTGCAAAAACTCTCAGAAGGAAACTTTACTCTGAGGATTATGTATGAGCAATTTCAGAATATTCTCAAAATGGGTCCCATTGGCCAG GTATTTTCAATGCTTCCAGGATTTAGTGCCGAGCTGATGCCAAAAGGTCGTGAAAAGGAGAGCCAAGCAAAAATTAAGCGATATATGACCATGATGGATTCAATGACTAATGAAG AATTGGATAGTTCTAATCCAAAGCTTATGAACGATTCTCGAATTATGAGGATAGCACGAGGTTCTGGCCGCCAAGTTAGAGAAGTAATGGAAATGTTTGAAGAGTACAAGCGTCTGGCTAAAATATGGAGCAAAATGAAGGGACTTAAGATTCCTAAGAAGGGTGAAATGAGTGCCCTCTCTAGAAACATGAACGCACAAACCATGAGCAAAGTACTCCCTCCACAGATGCTAAAGCAGATTGGCGGAATGGGCGGCTTACAAAGTTTGATGAAGCAAATGGGTTCTGCCAAGGACATGATGGGAATGTTTGGAGGGGGGGACAAGTAG